In Saccharothrix syringae, the following are encoded in one genomic region:
- a CDS encoding IS110 family RNA-guided transposase translates to MTSGFGVFLGLDVGKGEHHAVGLDPAGKRLHDGPLPNSEPRLRALFDKLAAHGPLLVVVDQPATIGALPVAVARAAGHTVAYLPGLAMRRIADLYPGRAKTDARDAFVIADAARSLPHTLRSVDVGDDALAELDVLVGFDDDLAGEATRIANRIRGLLTGVHPALERAIGSRISHPAVLEILSRCGGPTGIRAAGRRKLSAIAAAHAPRMGEKLVAAILAALEEQTVTVPGTTAADTVLPRLADSLKTVLLQRKQVAAEVEGILDAHPLAGVLTSMPGIGVRTAARILLEIGDATGFKTSGHLAAYAGIAPVTRSSGSSIKGEHPARTGNRKLKRAFFLAAFAALADPTSRAYYQRKRDQGKKYNAALICLARRRCDVLFAMLRTKTHYRHPDRIPTETAA, encoded by the coding sequence ATGACCAGTGGTTTCGGGGTGTTCCTCGGCCTGGACGTGGGCAAGGGCGAGCACCACGCCGTGGGCCTGGACCCCGCCGGGAAGCGGCTGCACGACGGGCCGTTGCCCAACAGCGAGCCGCGGCTGCGGGCGTTGTTCGACAAGCTCGCCGCGCACGGGCCGCTGCTGGTGGTGGTCGACCAGCCGGCCACGATCGGGGCGCTGCCGGTCGCGGTGGCCCGCGCGGCCGGCCACACGGTGGCCTACCTGCCCGGTCTGGCCATGCGCCGCATCGCCGACCTCTACCCCGGCCGGGCCAAGACCGACGCCCGCGACGCCTTCGTCATCGCCGACGCGGCCCGCTCGCTGCCGCACACGCTGCGGTCGGTCGACGTCGGCGACGACGCCCTGGCCGAGCTGGACGTGCTGGTCGGCTTTGACGACGACCTGGCCGGCGAGGCCACCCGGATCGCCAACCGCATCCGCGGCCTGCTCACCGGCGTCCACCCCGCCCTCGAACGCGCCATCGGGTCCAGGATCAGCCATCCGGCGGTGCTGGAGATCCTGTCCCGCTGCGGCGGCCCCACCGGCATCCGCGCCGCCGGACGCCGCAAGCTCAGCGCGATCGCCGCCGCCCACGCGCCCCGCATGGGCGAAAAGCTGGTCGCCGCGATCCTGGCCGCGCTGGAGGAGCAGACCGTCACCGTCCCGGGCACCACCGCGGCGGACACGGTGCTGCCCCGGTTGGCCGATAGCCTGAAAACCGTTCTGCTGCAACGCAAACAGGTCGCCGCCGAGGTCGAGGGGATACTCGATGCGCACCCTCTCGCCGGGGTCCTGACCTCGATGCCCGGCATCGGCGTCAGGACCGCAGCCCGCATCCTGCTCGAAATCGGCGACGCCACGGGCTTCAAGACCTCCGGGCACCTGGCCGCCTACGCCGGCATCGCCCCGGTCACCCGCAGCTCCGGCAGCAGCATCAAGGGCGAACACCCGGCCCGCACCGGCAACCGCAAACTCAAACGCGCGTTCTTCCTCGCCGCGTTCGCCGCCCTGGCCGACCCGACCAGCCGCGCCTACTACCAGCGCAAACGCGACCAGGGCAAGAAATACAACGCCGCCCTGATCTGCCTGGCCCGACGCCGCTGCGACGTCCTGTTCGCCATGCTCCGCACCAAGACCCACTACCGGCATCCCGACCGCATCCCCACAGAAACAGCCGCTTGA